The DNA sequence CCCAGGTGGGCGGGCCCTGGAAGCCGAATTCGGAGCAGAAGCGGGGGACATGGTGGCGATAGGCGGTGTAGTCGAGCCGGTTCCACACCTCCCATTCGTGGCGCGTGCCGTGGTTCTCGTCGTTGGGGTGGATGCCGCCGACCGGGGCGCCGGGGGTGTACGGGCTGCCGTCGGCGTAGGGCGTCGTCGGGTCGAGTTCGGCGACGATCCGCGGTAGCAGATCGGTGTAGTAGCCCAGGCCCCAGGTGCGGCCGGCCAGTTGCTCGGGCCAGCCCCAGTCGGCGTAGCCCCACAGGTTCTCATTGCCGCCGTTCCACAGGGCCAGGCTCGGGTGTCCGGCCAGCCGGGCGACGTTCTCGCGCGCCTCGGCCTCGACCTCGCCCCGCAGCGGCTCCTCCTCGGGGTAGGCGGCGCAGGCGAAGGGGAAGTCCTGCCAGACGAGCACACCGCGTTCGTCGCACACGTCGTAGAAGTCGTCGGTCTCGTAGATGCCGCCGCCCCAGATGCGCAGCATGTTCATGTGGGCGGCGAGTGCCTGGTCGACGCGGCGTTCGAGGCGTTCGCGGGTGATCCGGGTCAGGAAGTGGTCGTCGGGGATCCAGTTGGCTCCCTTGGCGAAGATGCGGGTGCCGTTGACGACGAAGGCGAAGGGGGTGCCGGTCTCGTCGGGCGTGGTGTCGACGGTGATGTTCCTGAAGCCCACGCGCCGGTCGACGGTGTCCAGAGGATCCTCGTGCCGCTCGGCCGTGGCGAGGGCGACGCGGAGGTCGTACAGGGGCTGGTCGCCGTATCCGGCGGGCCACCACAGCCTGACGTCGGGCACGGTGAGCCGGAGCACGGCGGTGGTGTCGCCGGCGGCGAGCACAGCGCGCGCCCGGCATGCGCCGACCTCGGCGGTGAGCACCAGCTCCGGCCCGTCGGCCACGGCACGTTCGACGTCCGCGTGCACCTCCACGACGCCGGTGCCGTCGGGTTCGACGGTCACGAGGGGCCGGACCCGGTCGAGTCGTGCCGTGTGCCAGCGTTCCAGGCGGACGGGCTTCCAGATACCGGCGGTCTGCAGGTCGGGGCCCCAGTCCCAGCCGAAACCGCACGCCATCTTGCGCACCATGTTGAACGGATGGGGGTAGACGTGCTCACGACGGCCGAGCGCCGCTTCCGTGTCCTCCGCGTGCTGAAGAGCGGAGGTGAAGCCCACGGTGAGTTCGTTGGCGCCGTCGACGAGGTGGGGGCGGACGTCGAAGCGGTAGCTGCGGTGCATGTTGGCGGTGGTGCCGATCGGCCGGCCGTTGAGGGTGATGGCCGCGACGGTGTCCAGGCCGTCGAAGGCCAGGTCCACGCGCTCCCCGGCCTGCGCGGCCGTGGCCTCGAAGGTGAGGCGGTACTGCCAGTCGGTGCGGTGCATCCATACCAGTTCCTCCTCGACCCGGTCGAGGTAAGGGTCGGGTATGAGGCCCGCAGCCATCAGGTCGAGATGCACGCTGCCGGGCACAGCGGCCTGCACCGTGCGCCCGCGGACGGCGTCCGGCACCGGGCCACGCATCGCGCTCAGCAGCCAGCCCTCGTGCAGGAACGTACGCGCCATATTCACTCCCGTCGGATCGAAGCCTGCGGCCGGGACATCCGTCATCGCTGGACCCTGGTGTCTTCCGGACGAGGCCGATAGGCTCGCGAGCATTGTTACGTCGCTGAATTAAGTAAGTCAACGACGCAGGAACATCCCACTCCGAGGAAGCGCCACTGTGTCAGCTGATTCCCTCACCTCCACGCCTGATGTGGTCCATCTGCGCGCCGCAGGCGCCGCTCTGGTCCTGGACCTGTCGGGGAACACCCTCCCGCGCGTTCTGCATTGGGGGGCCGACCTGGGAGACCTTTCCGCGGCCCACCTTCATGCGCTGCGGCTGGCGTCGCTGCGCCAGCCGATCGGCTTCTCCGTCGACCAACCCGTCGAGGTCTCCGTACTGCCCGAGCAGTCGGCGGGCTGGCTGGGCACTCCGGGGCTGGTGGGCAACCGCGGCGGCGCGGACTTCTCGTCCGCCTTCCGCGTCACCAGTACCGAACTCACCCTCGCCGAGAGGGGCGACGGTGACCGCCACGGCACCGTCGTCGCGCACGCACGCGACACGACGGCGGCCCTCGGCCTGACGCTGACCATTGAGCTGACAGCCGAAGGGCTGGTGCGCCAGCGCGCCACCGTGGCCAACCTCGCGGACACCCCGTTCACCGTGGACGCGGTCAACCTCACCCTGCCCGTTCCGCCCGCCGCCGTGGAACTCCTCGATTTCACCGGCCACCACCTGCGCGAGCGCAGCCCGCAGCGCACCGCCTTCACCCAGGGGCTGCGGGTCCGTGAGAACCGTACGGGCCGCACCGGCTTCGACGCGGCGTACCTGCTCGCGGCCGGCACCCAGGGCTTCGGCAACCGCAGCGGCGACGTGTGGGCCGTGCACACGGCATGGTCGGGCAACCACCGCACCT is a window from the Streptomyces luomodiensis genome containing:
- a CDS encoding glycoside hydrolase family 2 protein, which gives rise to MARTFLHEGWLLSAMRGPVPDAVRGRTVQAAVPGSVHLDLMAAGLIPDPYLDRVEEELVWMHRTDWQYRLTFEATAAQAGERVDLAFDGLDTVAAITLNGRPIGTTANMHRSYRFDVRPHLVDGANELTVGFTSALQHAEDTEAALGRREHVYPHPFNMVRKMACGFGWDWGPDLQTAGIWKPVRLERWHTARLDRVRPLVTVEPDGTGVVEVHADVERAVADGPELVLTAEVGACRARAVLAAGDTTAVLRLTVPDVRLWWPAGYGDQPLYDLRVALATAERHEDPLDTVDRRVGFRNITVDTTPDETGTPFAFVVNGTRIFAKGANWIPDDHFLTRITRERLERRVDQALAAHMNMLRIWGGGIYETDDFYDVCDERGVLVWQDFPFACAAYPEEEPLRGEVEAEARENVARLAGHPSLALWNGGNENLWGYADWGWPEQLAGRTWGLGYYTDLLPRIVAELDPTTPYADGSPYTPGAPVGGIHPNDENHGTRHEWEVWNRLDYTAYRHHVPRFCSEFGFQGPPTWATLTRWIHDEPLTQTSPAFLLHQKAEDGNGKLDRGMAPHLPTPRSFTDWHWATQLNQARAVAFGVEHFRSWWPRTAGTLVWQLNDCWPVTSWAAVDSDERPKPLWYALRRAYAPRMLTFQPRSGRLVLAAVNDTDEPWTGRLVLERQTFEGVVLAGAKVDLRVGPRSVVLVEPDDALLTPEEVRQEVLMASSEGVRAIHTFCEDRDLAYRPDALSVQAHAVPGGYRIDVRATSFARDVAVLADHVAHDAIVDDMLVTLLPGETHSFHVHTSRIFDPAVLTAAPVLRSVNSLCHPTPEIG